The Hoplias malabaricus isolate fHopMal1 chromosome 9, fHopMal1.hap1, whole genome shotgun sequence genome contains a region encoding:
- the ebi3 gene encoding interleukin-27 subunit beta isoform X2, with product MGCSPIWSQETSKEPPKPSSSKDFYVPIGSSVELPCGEGVDKGLEWKRNGSVVVSGPVLKLHNTSLEDGGIYTCYGSNENPIESYHLQLGYAPSTPEVKCWAPRYPLNAVCTWTLTPDPILPTHYIATYWYVEDDLPAVRLCLRQSEQDKQCVVEIPDAASHIPILLNITAVNALGTTTHTLSLDIAELVKPDPPVNLKATLLSGQKVQVQWDPPPTWPDPVNFLLSYQVHFYWGKHNLANILGPYESTSMIRGGLVAGRTYYIRVSAKDFLGNGQSSEWSDPVNITAI from the exons atgggttgcag TCCAATCTGGAGCCAAGAGACATCAAAAGAACCACCAAAGCCAAGCTCCTCAAAGG ATTTTTATGTGCCTATAGGTTCATCAGTGGAGCTCCCATGTGGAGAAGGAGTGGACAAAGGTTTAGAATGGAAACGAAATGGATCAGTGGTGGTATCAGGTCCTGTTCTGAAGTTGCACAACACCAGTCTTGAAGATGGAGGCATCTACACATGCTACGGCTCTAATGAAAATCCCATCGAGTCATACCATCTTCAGTTGGGCT ATGCTCCTTCTACTCCTGAAGTGAAGTGTTGGGCTCCTCGCTATCCATTAAATGCTGTGTGCACCTGGACTCTGACACCAGACCCTATACTGCCAACACATTACATCGCCACCTACTG GTATGTTGAAGATGATCTTCCAGCTGTGAGACTATGCCTCAGACAAAGTGAGCAGGACAAGCAATGTGTGGTAGAAATACCTGATGCAGCCTCCCACATCCCAATCCTGCTCAACATCACAGCTGTCAATGCTCTTGGAACCACCACCCATACCCTATCTTTGGATATTGCGGAACTAG TGAAGCCAGATCCTCCTGTAAACTTGAAGGCGACTTTGTTATCGGGCCAAAAGGTCCAAGTGCAGTGGGATCCTCCTCCAACCTGGCCAGACCCAGTGAACTTCCTCCTCAGTTACCAAGTGCACTTCTACTGGGGGAAGCATAACTTGGCTAACATT TTAGGTCCCTATGAGTCTACGAGCATGATCCGGGGTGGACTCGTAGCAGGACGGACGTATTACATCCGTGTCTCTGCCAAGGACTTCTTGGGCAATGGTCAGAGCAGCGAGTGGAGTGACCCTGTCAATATAACTGCCATCTAA
- the ebi3 gene encoding interleukin-27 subunit beta isoform X1: protein MCLKLSFCTLCLLFAFFSPIWSQETSKEPPKPSSSKDFYVPIGSSVELPCGEGVDKGLEWKRNGSVVVSGPVLKLHNTSLEDGGIYTCYGSNENPIESYHLQLGYAPSTPEVKCWAPRYPLNAVCTWTLTPDPILPTHYIATYWYVEDDLPAVRLCLRQSEQDKQCVVEIPDAASHIPILLNITAVNALGTTTHTLSLDIAELVKPDPPVNLKATLLSGQKVQVQWDPPPTWPDPVNFLLSYQVHFYWGKHNLANILGPYESTSMIRGGLVAGRTYYIRVSAKDFLGNGQSSEWSDPVNITAI from the exons ATGTGCCTGAAGCTTTCGTTTTGTACTCTTTGTTTACTCTTTGCTTTCTTTAGTCCAATCTGGAGCCAAGAGACATCAAAAGAACCACCAAAGCCAAGCTCCTCAAAGG ATTTTTATGTGCCTATAGGTTCATCAGTGGAGCTCCCATGTGGAGAAGGAGTGGACAAAGGTTTAGAATGGAAACGAAATGGATCAGTGGTGGTATCAGGTCCTGTTCTGAAGTTGCACAACACCAGTCTTGAAGATGGAGGCATCTACACATGCTACGGCTCTAATGAAAATCCCATCGAGTCATACCATCTTCAGTTGGGCT ATGCTCCTTCTACTCCTGAAGTGAAGTGTTGGGCTCCTCGCTATCCATTAAATGCTGTGTGCACCTGGACTCTGACACCAGACCCTATACTGCCAACACATTACATCGCCACCTACTG GTATGTTGAAGATGATCTTCCAGCTGTGAGACTATGCCTCAGACAAAGTGAGCAGGACAAGCAATGTGTGGTAGAAATACCTGATGCAGCCTCCCACATCCCAATCCTGCTCAACATCACAGCTGTCAATGCTCTTGGAACCACCACCCATACCCTATCTTTGGATATTGCGGAACTAG TGAAGCCAGATCCTCCTGTAAACTTGAAGGCGACTTTGTTATCGGGCCAAAAGGTCCAAGTGCAGTGGGATCCTCCTCCAACCTGGCCAGACCCAGTGAACTTCCTCCTCAGTTACCAAGTGCACTTCTACTGGGGGAAGCATAACTTGGCTAACATT TTAGGTCCCTATGAGTCTACGAGCATGATCCGGGGTGGACTCGTAGCAGGACGGACGTATTACATCCGTGTCTCTGCCAAGGACTTCTTGGGCAATGGTCAGAGCAGCGAGTGGAGTGACCCTGTCAATATAACTGCCATCTAA
- the ebi3 gene encoding interleukin-27 subunit beta isoform X3, which translates to MCLKLSFCTLCLLFAFFSPIWSQETSKEPPKPSSSKDFYVPIGSSVELPCGEGVDKGLEWKRNGSVVVSGPVLKLHNTSLEDGGIYTCYGSNENPIESYHLQLGYAPSTPEVKCWAPRYPLNAVCTWTLTPDPILPTHYIATYWYVEDDLPAVRLCLRQSEQDKQCVVEIPDAASHIPILLNITAVNALGTTTHTLSLDIAELVKPDPPVNLKATLLSGQKVQVQWDPPPTWPDPVNFLLSYQVHFYWGKHNLANIVPMSLRA; encoded by the exons ATGTGCCTGAAGCTTTCGTTTTGTACTCTTTGTTTACTCTTTGCTTTCTTTAGTCCAATCTGGAGCCAAGAGACATCAAAAGAACCACCAAAGCCAAGCTCCTCAAAGG ATTTTTATGTGCCTATAGGTTCATCAGTGGAGCTCCCATGTGGAGAAGGAGTGGACAAAGGTTTAGAATGGAAACGAAATGGATCAGTGGTGGTATCAGGTCCTGTTCTGAAGTTGCACAACACCAGTCTTGAAGATGGAGGCATCTACACATGCTACGGCTCTAATGAAAATCCCATCGAGTCATACCATCTTCAGTTGGGCT ATGCTCCTTCTACTCCTGAAGTGAAGTGTTGGGCTCCTCGCTATCCATTAAATGCTGTGTGCACCTGGACTCTGACACCAGACCCTATACTGCCAACACATTACATCGCCACCTACTG GTATGTTGAAGATGATCTTCCAGCTGTGAGACTATGCCTCAGACAAAGTGAGCAGGACAAGCAATGTGTGGTAGAAATACCTGATGCAGCCTCCCACATCCCAATCCTGCTCAACATCACAGCTGTCAATGCTCTTGGAACCACCACCCATACCCTATCTTTGGATATTGCGGAACTAG TGAAGCCAGATCCTCCTGTAAACTTGAAGGCGACTTTGTTATCGGGCCAAAAGGTCCAAGTGCAGTGGGATCCTCCTCCAACCTGGCCAGACCCAGTGAACTTCCTCCTCAGTTACCAAGTGCACTTCTACTGGGGGAAGCATAACTTGGCTAACATT GTCCCTATGAGTCTACGAGCATGA
- the wdr48b gene encoding WD repeat-containing protein 48 isoform X2: MATHHRQNAAGRRKVQVSYVIRDEVEKYNRNGVNALQLDPALNRLFTAGRDSIIRIWSINQHKDPYIASMEHHTDWVNDIVLCCNGKTLISASSDTTVKVWNAHKGFCMSTLRTHKDYVKALAYAKDKELVASAGLDRQIFLWDVNTLTALTASNNTVTTSSLSGNKDSIYSLAMNQLGTVIVSGSTEKVLRVWDPRTCAKLMKLKGHTDNVKSLLLNRDGTQCLSGSSDGTIRLWSLGQQRCIATYRVHDEGVWALQANEAFTHIYSGGRDRKIYCTDLRNPDIRVLICEEKAPVLRMELDRSADPPPAIWVSTTKSCVNKWSLKGIHNFRVSGDYDNDCSAPITPLCTQPEQAIKGGASIIQCHILNDKRHILTKDTNNNVAFWDVLKACKGEDLGKVEFDEEIKKRFKMVYVPNWFSVDLKTGMLTITLDESDCFAAWVSAKDAGFTSPDGSDPKLNLGGLLLQALLEFWPRTHINPMEEEEGEVNHVNGEQESRLQKGNGYFQVPPHTPVIFGEAGGRTLFRLLCRDSGGETESMLLNETVPQWVIDITVDKNMPKFNKIPFYLQPHSSSGAKTLKKDRLSASDMLQVRKVMEHVYEKIINLDTESQTTSSSTTEKPGEQEKEDDVAMLAEEKIELMCQDQVLDPNMDLRTVKHFIWKSGGDLTLHYKQKST, encoded by the exons ATGGCGACGCACCACAGACAGAACGCCGCTGGACGGAGAAAAGTGCAG gtCTCCTATGTGATAAGAGATGAGGTGGAGAAGTACAATCGTAATGGGGTGAACGCTCTGCAGCTGGATCCGGCTTTAAACAGACTCTTCACAGCTGGAAGAGACTCCATCATCAGGATATGGAGCATCAATCAGCACAAA GATCCCTACATAGCTTCAATGGAACACCACACAGACTGGGTGAACGACATAGTACTCTGCTGTAATGGGAAAACAT TGATATCAGCGTCATCAGACACTACCGTTAAAGTGTGGAACGCCCACAAGGGGTTCTGCATGTCAACATTAAGGACGCACAAG GATTATGTCAAAGCTTTGGCGTATGCTAAAGATAAGGAGCTGGTGGCGTCTGCTGGGCTGGACAGACAGATTTTTCTGTGGGATGTAAATACTTTAACAGCACTGACCGCTTCCAATAACACAGTGACCA CTTCCTCTCTGAGTGGGAATAAAGACTCTATCTACAGTCTGGCCATGAATCAGCTGGGGACAGTCATCGTCTCGGGCTCCACGGAGAAG GTTTTGAGGGTTTGGGATCCAAGGACGTGTGCTAAACTAATGAAGCTGAAAGGCCACACGGACAATGTGAAGTCATTATTATTAAACAGAGACGGCACTCAG tgtttgtctGGTAGTTCGGACGGTACCATACGGCTGTGGTCACTGGGCCAACAGCGATGTATCGCCACTTATCGGGTCCACGATGAGGGAGTGTGGGCTTTACAGGCCAACGAGGctttcacacacatttactcggGGGGTAGAGATCGTAAAATCTACTGCACAGACCTTCGCAACCCTGATATCCGCGTTCTGATCTGCGAAGAGAAAGCGCCTGTTCTAAGG ATGGAGCTGGACAGGTCAGCAGACCCTCCTCCTGCCATCTGGGTGTCCACAACTAAATCCTGCGTAAACAAATGG TCTTTAAAGGGAATACATAACTTCAGAGTGTCGGGTGACTATGACAACGACTGCAGCGCCCCTATCACGCCTCTGTGTACACAGCCTGAGCAGGCCATTAAAG GAGGCGCCAGTATAATTCAGTGCCACATTCTGAACGACAAGAGGCACATTCTCACCAAAGACACCAACAACAACGTGGCATTCTGGGACGTGCTTAAG gcATGTAAAGGGGAAGATCTGGGCAAAGTGGAGTTTGACGAGGAGATAAAGAAGCGCTTCAAGATGGTCTATGTTCCAAACTGGTTTTCTGTGGACCTTAAAACAGGG ATGCTGACTATTACTTTAGACGAGAGCGACTGCTTCGCTGCCTGGGTTTCTGCCAAAGACGCAGGTTTCACCAGCCCTGATGGCTCTGACCCCAAAT TAAATCTGGGAGGTCTGCTGCTGCAGGCATTGCTGGAGTTCTGGCCACGAACACACATCAACCCcatggaggaagaggagggcgAGGTTAACCATG TAAACGGGGAGCAGGAAAGTAGGCTTCAGAAAGGAAACGGCTATTTCCAGGTGCCTCCACACACTCCGGTCATCTTTGGGGAGGCTGGAGGAAGGACGCTGTTCAG GTTGTTATGCCGAGACTCAGGAGGAGAGACGGAGTCAATGTTGCTGAATGAAACCGTCCCTCAGTGGGTGATTGACATCACTGTAGAT AAAAACATGCCCAAATTCAACAAAATCCCCttctacctgcagccacactcGTCCTCCGGGGCCAAGACGCTGAAAAA GGACCGTCTCTCAGCCAGTGACATGCTCCAGGTGAGGAAAGTGATGGAGCACGTCTACGAGAAGATCATCAACCTGGACACGGAGTCTCAGACCACCAGCTCTTCCACCACAGAAAAGCCCGGCGAGCAGGAGAAGGAGGACGACGTGGCCATGCTGGCAGAGGAGAAGATCGAGCTCATGTGCCAGGATCAG GTTTTAGATCCGAACATGGACCTGAGGACGGTGAAGCACTTCATCTGGAAAAGTGGTGGCGATCTGACACTTCACTACAAACAGAAATCCACGTGA
- the wdr48b gene encoding WD repeat-containing protein 48 isoform X1: MATHHRQNAAGRRKVQVSYVIRDEVEKYNRNGVNALQLDPALNRLFTAGRDSIIRIWSINQHKQDPYIASMEHHTDWVNDIVLCCNGKTLISASSDTTVKVWNAHKGFCMSTLRTHKDYVKALAYAKDKELVASAGLDRQIFLWDVNTLTALTASNNTVTTSSLSGNKDSIYSLAMNQLGTVIVSGSTEKVLRVWDPRTCAKLMKLKGHTDNVKSLLLNRDGTQCLSGSSDGTIRLWSLGQQRCIATYRVHDEGVWALQANEAFTHIYSGGRDRKIYCTDLRNPDIRVLICEEKAPVLRMELDRSADPPPAIWVSTTKSCVNKWSLKGIHNFRVSGDYDNDCSAPITPLCTQPEQAIKGGASIIQCHILNDKRHILTKDTNNNVAFWDVLKACKGEDLGKVEFDEEIKKRFKMVYVPNWFSVDLKTGMLTITLDESDCFAAWVSAKDAGFTSPDGSDPKLNLGGLLLQALLEFWPRTHINPMEEEEGEVNHVNGEQESRLQKGNGYFQVPPHTPVIFGEAGGRTLFRLLCRDSGGETESMLLNETVPQWVIDITVDKNMPKFNKIPFYLQPHSSSGAKTLKKDRLSASDMLQVRKVMEHVYEKIINLDTESQTTSSSTTEKPGEQEKEDDVAMLAEEKIELMCQDQVLDPNMDLRTVKHFIWKSGGDLTLHYKQKST, encoded by the exons ATGGCGACGCACCACAGACAGAACGCCGCTGGACGGAGAAAAGTGCAG gtCTCCTATGTGATAAGAGATGAGGTGGAGAAGTACAATCGTAATGGGGTGAACGCTCTGCAGCTGGATCCGGCTTTAAACAGACTCTTCACAGCTGGAAGAGACTCCATCATCAGGATATGGAGCATCAATCAGCACAAA CAGGATCCCTACATAGCTTCAATGGAACACCACACAGACTGGGTGAACGACATAGTACTCTGCTGTAATGGGAAAACAT TGATATCAGCGTCATCAGACACTACCGTTAAAGTGTGGAACGCCCACAAGGGGTTCTGCATGTCAACATTAAGGACGCACAAG GATTATGTCAAAGCTTTGGCGTATGCTAAAGATAAGGAGCTGGTGGCGTCTGCTGGGCTGGACAGACAGATTTTTCTGTGGGATGTAAATACTTTAACAGCACTGACCGCTTCCAATAACACAGTGACCA CTTCCTCTCTGAGTGGGAATAAAGACTCTATCTACAGTCTGGCCATGAATCAGCTGGGGACAGTCATCGTCTCGGGCTCCACGGAGAAG GTTTTGAGGGTTTGGGATCCAAGGACGTGTGCTAAACTAATGAAGCTGAAAGGCCACACGGACAATGTGAAGTCATTATTATTAAACAGAGACGGCACTCAG tgtttgtctGGTAGTTCGGACGGTACCATACGGCTGTGGTCACTGGGCCAACAGCGATGTATCGCCACTTATCGGGTCCACGATGAGGGAGTGTGGGCTTTACAGGCCAACGAGGctttcacacacatttactcggGGGGTAGAGATCGTAAAATCTACTGCACAGACCTTCGCAACCCTGATATCCGCGTTCTGATCTGCGAAGAGAAAGCGCCTGTTCTAAGG ATGGAGCTGGACAGGTCAGCAGACCCTCCTCCTGCCATCTGGGTGTCCACAACTAAATCCTGCGTAAACAAATGG TCTTTAAAGGGAATACATAACTTCAGAGTGTCGGGTGACTATGACAACGACTGCAGCGCCCCTATCACGCCTCTGTGTACACAGCCTGAGCAGGCCATTAAAG GAGGCGCCAGTATAATTCAGTGCCACATTCTGAACGACAAGAGGCACATTCTCACCAAAGACACCAACAACAACGTGGCATTCTGGGACGTGCTTAAG gcATGTAAAGGGGAAGATCTGGGCAAAGTGGAGTTTGACGAGGAGATAAAGAAGCGCTTCAAGATGGTCTATGTTCCAAACTGGTTTTCTGTGGACCTTAAAACAGGG ATGCTGACTATTACTTTAGACGAGAGCGACTGCTTCGCTGCCTGGGTTTCTGCCAAAGACGCAGGTTTCACCAGCCCTGATGGCTCTGACCCCAAAT TAAATCTGGGAGGTCTGCTGCTGCAGGCATTGCTGGAGTTCTGGCCACGAACACACATCAACCCcatggaggaagaggagggcgAGGTTAACCATG TAAACGGGGAGCAGGAAAGTAGGCTTCAGAAAGGAAACGGCTATTTCCAGGTGCCTCCACACACTCCGGTCATCTTTGGGGAGGCTGGAGGAAGGACGCTGTTCAG GTTGTTATGCCGAGACTCAGGAGGAGAGACGGAGTCAATGTTGCTGAATGAAACCGTCCCTCAGTGGGTGATTGACATCACTGTAGAT AAAAACATGCCCAAATTCAACAAAATCCCCttctacctgcagccacactcGTCCTCCGGGGCCAAGACGCTGAAAAA GGACCGTCTCTCAGCCAGTGACATGCTCCAGGTGAGGAAAGTGATGGAGCACGTCTACGAGAAGATCATCAACCTGGACACGGAGTCTCAGACCACCAGCTCTTCCACCACAGAAAAGCCCGGCGAGCAGGAGAAGGAGGACGACGTGGCCATGCTGGCAGAGGAGAAGATCGAGCTCATGTGCCAGGATCAG GTTTTAGATCCGAACATGGACCTGAGGACGGTGAAGCACTTCATCTGGAAAAGTGGTGGCGATCTGACACTTCACTACAAACAGAAATCCACGTGA
- the blvra gene encoding biliverdin reductase A isoform X2, with translation MLGSVVVGLGIAGSVRIRDLSSSLPSGSEGKFALKGFVSRRPLEDQQGVQQITFEDALARNDIQVAFICTENISHEEHIRRFLEAGKHVCVEYPMTLSYSSAVDLCALAQQKGLVLHEEHIELLTPDFKQLKKDIVGKQLEEGNLHFTGGPLKPGFGFLSFSGIARLTWLVDLFGELSLKAATLVKDEERQYMKMTAHFLTKDQKPLTWIEERGEGLGRAKHIHFRFDSCVLTELPAGQKEPIGLFMQDQLLFGRKLQGDVPPQELEAERNRILHCLQLADNIQRFCQNTAN, from the exons ATGTTGGGGTCTGTGGTGGTTGGGCTGGGCATCGCTGGCAGTGTAAGGATAAGAGATCTATCTTCTTCTCTGCCCTCCGGTTCTGAGGGGAAATTCGCCCTTAAGGGATTTGTGTCCAG GAGGCCACTCGAAGACCAGCAGGGAGTCCAACAGATCACTTTCGAAGATGCTCTGGCAAGGAATGACATACAAGTGGCATTTATCTGCACAGAAAATATCAGCCATGAAGAGCACATTAG GAGGTTTCTGGAGGCGGGGaaacatgtgtgtgtggagtatcCCATGACCCTCAGCTACAGCTCTGCAGTGGACCTGTGTGCTCTGGCCCAGCAGAAAG GTTTGGTTCTGCATGAAGAACATATCGAGCTCTTAACACCTGACTTCAAACAGCTAAAGAAAGACATAGTGGGGAAACAACTGGAAGAGGGAAACCTACATTTCACAG GAGGTCCCTTGAAGCCTGGGTTTGGGTTCCTCTCCTTCAGCGGCATCGCCCGTTTGACCTGGCTGGTAGATCTCTTTGGAGAACTCAGTCTTAAAGCAGCGACTCTGGTCAAGGATGAGGAGAGACAGTATATGAAGATGACTGCCCACTTCCTGACCAAGGATCAAAA ACCCCTGACCTGGATCGAAGAGCGAGGTGAAGGCCTGGGCCGGGCCAAACACATCCATTTCCGCTTCGACTCCTGTGTGCTGACAGAGCTCCCCGCTGGACAGAAGGAGCCGATCGGCCTCTTCATGCAAGACCAGCTGCTGTTTGGACGCAAGCTGCAGGGAGACGTTCCTCCGCAGGAGCTAGAGGCAGAGAGGAACAGGATTCTCCACTGTCTGCAGCTCGCAGACAACATCCAACGTTTCTGCCAAAACACAGCGAATTAA
- the blvra gene encoding biliverdin reductase A isoform X1, with translation MLGSVVVGLGIAGSVRIRDLSSSLPSGSEGKFALKGFVSRRPLEDQQGVQQITFEDALARNDIQVAFICTENISHEEHIRRFLEAGKHVCVEYPMTLSYSSAVDLCALAQQKGLVLHEEHIELLTPDFKQLKKDIVGKQLEEGNLHFTGGPLKPGFGFLSFSGIARLTWLVDLFGELSLKAATLVKDEERQYMKMTAHFLTKDQNRPLTWIEERGEGLGRAKHIHFRFDSCVLTELPAGQKEPIGLFMQDQLLFGRKLQGDVPPQELEAERNRILHCLQLADNIQRFCQNTAN, from the exons ATGTTGGGGTCTGTGGTGGTTGGGCTGGGCATCGCTGGCAGTGTAAGGATAAGAGATCTATCTTCTTCTCTGCCCTCCGGTTCTGAGGGGAAATTCGCCCTTAAGGGATTTGTGTCCAG GAGGCCACTCGAAGACCAGCAGGGAGTCCAACAGATCACTTTCGAAGATGCTCTGGCAAGGAATGACATACAAGTGGCATTTATCTGCACAGAAAATATCAGCCATGAAGAGCACATTAG GAGGTTTCTGGAGGCGGGGaaacatgtgtgtgtggagtatcCCATGACCCTCAGCTACAGCTCTGCAGTGGACCTGTGTGCTCTGGCCCAGCAGAAAG GTTTGGTTCTGCATGAAGAACATATCGAGCTCTTAACACCTGACTTCAAACAGCTAAAGAAAGACATAGTGGGGAAACAACTGGAAGAGGGAAACCTACATTTCACAG GAGGTCCCTTGAAGCCTGGGTTTGGGTTCCTCTCCTTCAGCGGCATCGCCCGTTTGACCTGGCTGGTAGATCTCTTTGGAGAACTCAGTCTTAAAGCAGCGACTCTGGTCAAGGATGAGGAGAGACAGTATATGAAGATGACTGCCCACTTCCTGACCAAGGATCAAAA CAGACCCCTGACCTGGATCGAAGAGCGAGGTGAAGGCCTGGGCCGGGCCAAACACATCCATTTCCGCTTCGACTCCTGTGTGCTGACAGAGCTCCCCGCTGGACAGAAGGAGCCGATCGGCCTCTTCATGCAAGACCAGCTGCTGTTTGGACGCAAGCTGCAGGGAGACGTTCCTCCGCAGGAGCTAGAGGCAGAGAGGAACAGGATTCTCCACTGTCTGCAGCTCGCAGACAACATCCAACGTTTCTGCCAAAACACAGCGAATTAA